The nucleotide sequence TTGGCTCTTACTATGGTCACGTGGGAGTCCACTGTAGTTTTCACATCGACTAGTCGTTTTACAAACGCAACGCGTCCGAGAGTGCCAACGCCGGTCGAATTCACGACCACATCCAAATATTGGAGTAGTCTTTCATGAGTTTGCTCTAGCTCACAACCGTGTCGCCTGGCATCATCGAACTGAATGCTTTGATTTCTGATACATTTTTGGTTCAGAACTGAAATCCCACCATATTCGACATACTTAGGTGAGACGCCTCTCCTAATTACACTGGTCAATTGTTGTAGTGTTTCGACAGTCCAGCCTTCCGGAATTTGGCGGTTGAGGGTCGGGTTCTGGACCATTTTTCCGCCGGAGGATTTGTAGGGTTTGCCTTCGAGGTCGGGGCGGCCGAGGGACGCCGCTTGCGCCGCCGTCATCGGGAAATCGAACTGCACAAACCAATAGTCATAGAGCAACTTCGCCATCGCCTCCAACTCGGCGTTGATCTGGTTATTTAATTCGATCTTAGCGTCGAGAGAGCAGAGAATATTCGCTATTTTTGTTTGCTCCGAAAGCGAATCAGGAATGCTGATTTCGAACCCTTTGATGTCGCCAGAATTGAGGTTCTTGCGGACACCAGATGAAAGGCGGCGCAGATTGGCGTATTGGTTCTTCAAACAGTAATAAACAAACTCAGGGGCGGCTTTATTTTTATCTAGGACAATATTGCAACACGCCTGATTCGTGGTCATCGGCCGCTTAAGTAAAGATACATTTCCTCGCGTTTTGCCTTCACCATACATGGCGATCGAAAGCGTATCCGCGGGATTCACCTTTATGCCTGTTTCTTGCAGAGCTTTTTCAGTGATTCTTTCGTTGGTTTCGAAAATCAGTCGCTCACCCAGTTGCTCTGTCTTTAGCCATGGAATCGTTCCGTTAGTCCAGAAGTCGAGATTACTTCGCAATGGCGTAATGCCGCTCGAAACACGCGTAGAAATTGAGCCGATAGAACGCTTTTTCACAATCTAATCTCACTAAGGGTTTTCTCGATTTCAGATTCCAATTTGCGAGCGCTAGAAAACAGGTCGTGCAGTCGCGACCTATGGGCAGTCAGCTGCTGCTTAAATTGGGCACTGGAGATGTCGGTGTATTCGACCTGCACCTCAAAATACTGCCCGGCGCTCAGCGAGTAATTCTTGCTCGCAATCTCGTCATAGGCGACGGCGACGGCTAAATCTTCGACGGTCTTTTTGGCCTTAAACGCCTGGATGATTTTGTCCTCTTCTTCGGTGGAGAGCACAGTCTTCTGGTTCTTCCCGTCCTTTACCTTGGTGCCGAGCTTCGATGCGTCGACGAGGATAACGTCACCGTCGTTCGACGCATCGAGAAAGAGAATGGAGACGTTGGTGCCGGTGGTCGCGAAGATGTTGCTCGGCATGGAAACCACGCCACCGAGCATCTTGTTTTCCACGAGATGTTGGCGGATCTTTTTATCGATGCCGGACTGCGCGGTGATGAAACCCGTGGGCACGACCACGGCCGCTTTGCCGTGTTCGCTGAGCGAATGAATGATGTGCTGCAGGAAGAGCAGGTAGATCGCCATCGAGTCCTTTTTC is from Synoicihabitans lomoniglobus and encodes:
- a CDS encoding restriction endonuclease subunit S codes for the protein MKKRSIGSISTRVSSGITPLRSNLDFWTNGTIPWLKTEQLGERLIFETNERITEKALQETGIKVNPADTLSIAMYGEGKTRGNVSLLKRPMTTNQACCNIVLDKNKAAPEFVYYCLKNQYANLRRLSSGVRKNLNSGDIKGFEISIPDSLSEQTKIANILCSLDAKIELNNQINAELEAMAKLLYDYWFVQFDFPMTAAQAASLGRPDLEGKPYKSSGGKMVQNPTLNRQIPEGWTVETLQQLTSVIRRGVSPKYVEYGGISVLNQKCIRNQSIQFDDARRHGCELEQTHERLLQYLDVVVNSTGVGTLGRVAFVKRLVDVKTTVDSHVTIVRANQSLVSPTYLAWSMLRLQPVIEAAAVGSTGQVELSKTYLEKLNLVVPDVEIRKRFTEFAAPVIQATACKEQENEELTQLRDWLLPMLMNGQVTVGESTK